A stretch of the Terriglobales bacterium genome encodes the following:
- a CDS encoding glycine/sarcosine/betaine reductase selenoprotein B family protein: MLSKYMSRKCVPYTPFAGKLAELTVALVSSTGVYLEGQEPYAEEGDGTFRVIPGDADSAQLRFKHNHLDLTHAQKDPNAVFPLDRLRELAAEGFIKRVSNKHIGCKGFSTDLKHQYENLAPAIAAEIERSQADAVVLTGGCPLCHRVITVAQREIEAKGIPTVLITVAPDDSGAMRPPRAIHPVGHALGRILGGAGERDRQMRVLTEALRQFEFQHVPGKTIDFEP; this comes from the coding sequence ATGCTTTCCAAGTACATGTCGCGGAAGTGCGTGCCGTACACGCCGTTCGCGGGGAAGCTGGCCGAGCTTACGGTGGCGCTGGTCAGCTCGACCGGCGTCTACCTGGAGGGGCAAGAGCCCTACGCCGAAGAGGGCGACGGCACCTTCCGCGTGATCCCCGGCGACGCCGACAGCGCGCAGCTGCGCTTCAAGCACAACCACCTCGACCTGACGCACGCGCAGAAGGATCCGAACGCGGTGTTCCCGCTCGACCGGCTGCGGGAGCTGGCGGCGGAAGGCTTCATCAAGCGGGTGTCGAACAAGCACATCGGGTGCAAGGGATTCTCGACCGACCTGAAGCACCAGTACGAGAACCTGGCGCCGGCGATCGCGGCCGAGATCGAGCGCTCGCAGGCGGACGCGGTGGTGCTGACGGGCGGCTGCCCGCTCTGCCACCGGGTGATCACGGTGGCGCAGCGGGAGATCGAGGCGAAGGGGATCCCGACGGTCCTCATCACGGTGGCGCCGGACGATTCGGGGGCGATGCGGCCGCCGCGGGCCATCCATCCGGTGGGTCACGCGCTGGGACGGATCCTGGGCGGGGCGGGCGAGCGCGACCGCCAGATGCGGGTGCTCACCGAGGCGCTGCGGCAGTTCGAGTTCCAGCACGTGCCGGGCAAGACCATCGACTTCGAGCCGTAG
- the secD gene encoding protein translocase subunit SecD produces MNKNLTVKTLLIAGVMLVFLYGILGIPKSWNKEGLLAAMGERIHLGLDLKGGTHLILQVVVNDAVNAETDRAMERIREGMRGANILTADLSKPDPANAPEKIVIAGLAPDQTTAVRNILSERVPEYDVASSAGGFTITMKPQAASDLKSRAVELAIQKIRERVDKLGVSEPVIQKHGLGENQILVQLPGVDDPARVKEIIQSTAMLEIRQALDPNAYPSEAAALQAHNGVLPAGGVLMRGRTATSSEPAVYVISRSSAVAGHDLREARTDRDETGRPEVSFTLTPDGGRRFKAFTGAHIGDQLAVVLDNKVVEVATIQSEISDSGRITGSFTEQQTKDLALVLNSGALPASMRYLEERTVGPSLGADSIRQGVTAGVVGVVAVMIFMLVYYRGAGVNADLALVLNLIILLGFLGFAGAALTLPGIAGVILTIGMGVDSNVLIFERIREELRNGKTPPSAVDQGFGRAWLTILDTHVTTMVSALILFLVGTGPVQGFATTLFFGLAANLFTAVFVSRVIFDAILNRHQRGEALSI; encoded by the coding sequence ATGAACAAGAATCTCACCGTCAAGACGCTCCTCATCGCCGGCGTGATGCTGGTGTTCCTGTACGGCATCCTCGGCATCCCCAAGAGCTGGAACAAGGAAGGCCTGCTGGCCGCGATGGGGGAGCGCATCCACCTCGGGCTCGACCTGAAGGGGGGCACGCACCTGATCCTGCAGGTGGTGGTGAACGACGCCGTGAACGCCGAGACCGATCGCGCGATGGAGCGCATCCGGGAAGGCATGCGGGGCGCGAACATCCTGACCGCCGACCTGTCGAAGCCCGACCCCGCGAATGCGCCGGAGAAGATCGTGATCGCGGGCCTGGCGCCCGACCAGACCACCGCGGTGCGCAACATCCTGAGCGAGCGCGTGCCGGAATATGACGTAGCGTCGTCGGCGGGCGGGTTCACCATCACGATGAAGCCGCAGGCGGCCAGCGACCTGAAGAGCCGCGCGGTCGAACTGGCCATCCAGAAGATCCGCGAGCGCGTGGACAAGCTGGGCGTCTCCGAGCCGGTGATCCAGAAGCACGGCCTGGGCGAGAACCAGATCCTGGTGCAGCTGCCGGGCGTGGACGACCCGGCGCGCGTGAAAGAGATCATCCAGTCGACCGCCATGCTCGAGATCCGGCAGGCGCTGGACCCGAACGCGTACCCCAGCGAAGCGGCGGCGCTGCAGGCCCACAACGGCGTGCTGCCGGCCGGCGGGGTGCTCATGCGCGGCCGGACCGCGACCTCGAGCGAGCCGGCGGTCTACGTGATCTCACGCAGCTCGGCGGTCGCCGGCCACGACCTGCGGGAGGCGCGCACCGACCGCGACGAGACCGGGCGGCCGGAGGTGAGCTTCACGCTGACGCCGGACGGCGGGCGCCGCTTCAAGGCGTTCACGGGCGCGCACATCGGCGACCAGCTCGCCGTCGTGCTCGACAACAAGGTGGTAGAGGTCGCGACCATCCAGTCGGAGATCTCCGACTCGGGCCGCATCACGGGGTCGTTCACCGAGCAGCAGACCAAGGACCTGGCGCTGGTGCTCAATTCCGGCGCGCTGCCGGCCTCGATGCGCTACCTGGAAGAGCGCACGGTGGGGCCGTCGCTGGGCGCGGATTCGATCCGGCAGGGCGTGACGGCGGGCGTCGTAGGCGTGGTCGCGGTGATGATCTTCATGCTGGTGTACTACCGGGGGGCGGGCGTGAACGCCGACCTGGCGCTGGTGCTGAACCTGATCATCCTGCTGGGCTTCCTGGGATTCGCGGGCGCGGCGCTGACGCTGCCGGGCATCGCGGGGGTGATCCTGACGATCGGCATGGGCGTGGACTCGAACGTGCTGATCTTCGAGCGCATCCGCGAGGAATTGCGCAACGGCAAGACGCCGCCTTCGGCCGTGGACCAGGGCTTCGGGCGGGCGTGGCTGACCATCCTCGACACCCACGTGACGACCATGGTGTCGGCGCTCATCCTGTTCCTGGTCGGCACCGGCCCGGTGCAGGGCTTCGCGACCACGCTGTTCTTCGGCCTGGCCGCCAACCTGTTCACCGCGGTCTTCGTCTCGCGCGTCATCTTCGACGCCATCCTGAATCGCCACCAGCGCGGCGAAGCGCTGAGCATTTAA
- a CDS encoding tRNA guanosine(34) transglycosylase Tgt, which produces MSLRFSVEAGSPAGGRAGRLGTPHGEVETPVFMPVGTVATVKSVSQELLEQLGAQLVLSNTYHLYLRPGHELVRSLGGLHRFMAWPHPLLTDSGGYQVFSLGDLRKVTEEGVDFRSHLDGSTHFFTPERAIEIQIALGADVIMAFDECTEHPAERGRAHESMKMTLRWAARSKKYFEEHKGEVAWGRRSSVVGPRPKSVAADDRGPKAEDSQALYGIVQGGMHADLRKESAERTVELGFDGYAIGGLSVGEPPELTDEVVAATLPHLPADKPRYLMGVGYPDQIAKYARMGVDMFDCVLPTRAARHGLLFSASPDCAENRGRLQIKNLRFARDERPIDPGCKCPVCARYSRAYLRHLYSANEGLAAVLNSVHNLAHYLDTIRAVRHSMMLGDMAGSQSG; this is translated from the coding sequence ATGTCACTCCGCTTCAGCGTCGAAGCCGGCTCACCCGCGGGCGGCCGTGCCGGACGTCTTGGCACGCCGCACGGCGAGGTCGAGACGCCGGTCTTCATGCCGGTGGGGACGGTGGCGACGGTGAAGAGCGTGTCGCAGGAGCTGCTGGAGCAGCTGGGCGCGCAGCTCGTCCTGAGCAACACCTACCATCTGTACCTGCGGCCGGGGCACGAGCTCGTCCGGTCACTCGGCGGGCTGCACCGCTTCATGGCGTGGCCGCACCCGCTGCTCACCGATTCCGGCGGCTACCAGGTGTTCTCGCTCGGCGACCTGCGCAAGGTGACCGAGGAGGGCGTGGACTTCCGCTCGCACCTCGATGGCTCGACGCACTTCTTCACGCCGGAGCGCGCCATCGAGATCCAGATCGCGCTCGGGGCGGACGTCATCATGGCGTTCGACGAGTGCACGGAGCATCCGGCGGAGCGCGGGCGCGCGCACGAATCGATGAAGATGACCTTGCGGTGGGCGGCGCGGTCCAAGAAGTACTTCGAGGAGCACAAGGGGGAAGTGGCGTGGGGTCGTCGGTCGTCGGTCGTCGGCCCTCGGCCGAAAAGCGTAGCGGCCGACGACCGAGGACCGAAGGCCGAAGACTCGCAGGCGCTGTACGGCATCGTGCAAGGAGGCATGCACGCCGACCTGCGCAAGGAGAGCGCGGAGCGGACGGTGGAGCTGGGGTTTGACGGCTACGCCATCGGAGGGCTGAGCGTGGGGGAGCCGCCGGAGCTGACCGACGAGGTGGTGGCAGCGACGCTGCCGCACCTGCCGGCGGACAAGCCGCGGTACCTGATGGGGGTCGGCTACCCCGACCAGATCGCGAAGTACGCGCGCATGGGCGTCGACATGTTCGACTGCGTGCTGCCGACGCGCGCGGCGCGCCACGGGCTGCTGTTCAGCGCGAGCCCGGACTGCGCCGAGAACCGGGGGCGGCTGCAGATCAAGAACCTGCGGTTCGCGCGCGACGAACGGCCGATCGACCCCGGGTGCAAGTGCCCGGTGTGCGCGCGCTATTCGCGCGCCTACCTGCGGCACCTGTACAGCGCGAATGAGGGGCTGGCGGCGGTGCTGAACAGCGTCCACAACCTCGCCCATTACCTTGACACGATTCGCGCCGTCCGGCATTCTATGATGCTTGGGGATATGGCAGGATCGCAGTCTGGTTGA
- the yajC gene encoding preprotein translocase subunit YajC: MTTNLAVIWQTGGAAGWVGIAPLLLIFAVFYFLLILPQQRRQKKWQQMLQELKAGDKVVTSGGIRGTILSVKDDAVQLRVPPDNLRLEVARSAVVSMAAEEKAS, from the coding sequence ATGACAACGAATCTCGCAGTGATATGGCAGACCGGCGGAGCTGCCGGCTGGGTCGGCATCGCGCCGCTGCTGCTCATCTTCGCGGTCTTCTATTTCCTGCTCATCCTGCCGCAGCAGCGGCGCCAGAAGAAGTGGCAGCAGATGCTGCAAGAGCTGAAGGCGGGCGACAAGGTCGTCACCTCGGGCGGCATCCGCGGCACCATCCTCTCGGTCAAGGACGACGCGGTGCAGCTGCGCGTACCCCCCGACAATCTTCGCCTCGAGGTCGCGCGCAGCGCGGTGGTCTCGATGGCGGCGGAAGAAAAGGCCTCGTAA